A genomic region of Erythrobacter sp. SCSIO 43205 contains the following coding sequences:
- the hemA gene encoding 5-aminolevulinate synthase translates to MDFDAFFAEQLDGVREEGRYRVFTDIKRHCGKFPHATRFIEDDQEQTTQAVTVWCSNDYLGMGQHPKVIEAMHSVLDECGAGAGGTRNISGTNHYHVELEAELADLHGKESALLFTSGYVSNWAGLGTLASKIPGCVVFSDALNHASMIEGIRHSRAPYKIWKHNDVEDLDRLLSEYPADTPKLVAFESVYSMDGDIAPIADILDVCEKHGAMSYIDEVHAVGLYGPRGGGVAEQEGLMDRITVIEGTLGKAFGVMGGYIAASRDLVDFVRSFASGFIFSTALPPAVAAGAAASIRHLKESSHERDLQKERVAEVRRQLDMMNIPHLPNPSHIIPVMVGDAAKCKMISDWLMDNHGIYVQPINYPTVPVGTERLRLTPSPVHDSGDITRLINALSEIWSMCELARGRIAA, encoded by the coding sequence ATGGATTTTGATGCATTTTTCGCCGAGCAGCTGGACGGCGTTCGCGAGGAAGGGCGTTACCGCGTCTTCACCGATATCAAGCGGCACTGCGGCAAGTTTCCGCATGCGACCCGCTTTATCGAAGACGACCAAGAGCAAACGACGCAGGCGGTGACCGTGTGGTGCTCCAACGACTACCTAGGCATGGGTCAGCACCCCAAGGTGATCGAGGCGATGCACTCAGTGCTCGACGAATGCGGCGCAGGCGCAGGGGGCACGCGCAATATCTCGGGCACCAACCACTATCACGTTGAATTGGAAGCCGAGCTTGCCGACCTTCATGGCAAGGAAAGCGCGCTTTTGTTCACCAGCGGCTATGTCTCGAACTGGGCCGGGCTTGGCACGCTTGCGAGCAAAATTCCGGGCTGTGTCGTGTTCTCCGATGCGCTGAACCATGCGAGCATGATCGAAGGCATCCGTCACAGCCGCGCGCCTTACAAGATCTGGAAGCACAATGATGTCGAAGACCTCGACCGTCTGCTTTCTGAATATCCCGCCGACACGCCCAAGCTCGTCGCGTTTGAAAGCGTTTATTCGATGGACGGCGATATCGCACCCATCGCCGACATCCTCGACGTGTGTGAAAAGCACGGCGCGATGAGCTATATCGACGAAGTGCACGCAGTTGGCCTCTACGGCCCGCGCGGTGGCGGCGTGGCTGAGCAAGAAGGACTGATGGACCGCATCACCGTCATCGAAGGCACGCTTGGCAAGGCGTTCGGCGTCATGGGTGGATATATCGCCGCCAGCCGCGATCTGGTTGATTTCGTGCGCAGCTTTGCCAGCGGCTTCATCTTCTCAACCGCCCTTCCCCCAGCGGTCGCTGCGGGCGCTGCGGCGAGTATCCGGCACCTGAAAGAGAGCAGCCACGAGCGCGACCTCCAGAAAGAGCGCGTTGCCGAAGTGCGCCGCCAGCTGGACATGATGAACATTCCGCACCTGCCCAATCCCAGTCACATCATCCCGGTGATGGTCGGCGATGCGGCCAAGTGCAAGATGATCAGCGACTGGCTGATGGACAATCACGGCATCTATGTGCAGCCGATCAACTATCCCACGGTGCCCGTCGGGACAGAGCGCCTGCGCCTCACCCCATCGCCCGTGCACGACAGCGGCGATATAACCCGCCTGATTAATGCGCTCAGTGAAATCTGGTCGATGTGCGAATTGGCAAGAGGTCGGATCGCGGCTTAG
- a CDS encoding cytochrome c family protein encodes MRKIVMGAALVPAVLALAACGGKQPEAEAPATEEMAEETAAEEPAEEPAADVAFADLTGDAAAGETVFAQCRTCHLVEEGKNGVGPSLYGIVGREAGSIEGFNYSEANANSGVTWTPEVLFEYLEAPREFMPGTRMAFPGLKNPQDRADVIAYLDATDE; translated from the coding sequence ATGCGTAAGATTGTTATGGGCGCGGCCCTTGTGCCCGCTGTTCTGGCACTGGCTGCCTGTGGTGGCAAACAGCCCGAAGCAGAAGCGCCAGCAACGGAAGAAATGGCAGAAGAAACCGCCGCAGAAGAGCCGGCTGAAGAGCCCGCTGCCGATGTCGCTTTTGCTGATCTGACTGGCGATGCTGCTGCTGGTGAAACCGTGTTCGCCCAGTGCCGCACCTGCCACCTTGTTGAAGAAGGCAAAAATGGCGTTGGTCCATCGCTCTATGGCATTGTGGGCCGCGAAGCTGGCTCAATTGAAGGCTTTAACTATTCAGAAGCCAACGCAAACAGCGGTGTCACTTGGACGCCTGAAGTGTTGTTTGAATATCTCGAAGCGCCGCGTGAATTCATGCCAGGCACCCGCATGGCATTTCCGGGCCTCAAAAACCCACAAGACCGCGCTGACGTGATCGCATATCTTGATGCGACCGACGAATAA
- a CDS encoding DUF1499 domain-containing protein: MKTLAWYTKLSLALTAFVPFYFIVAALGTKVGLWGWMTGLVGMTFTGGPFVLGIAFVVALIVVIIGLINWSGRKAEKTDGVKRPRSKMVMGVGILGMIVPVAFVLFGLTAASKADGNPIHDIATDTANPPMFSAEVLAEREAAGANPVNDYQKPLSEIEMFKGAPPELAILSHAQIINDTYPELSPLPLGGASRADAVAAVAAAMGSMGFTDIRQNAEEGRVEGVAETFWFGFKDDVVARIGEAEIDFRSVSRVGQSDLGANAARIATLREKVATQIGQR; encoded by the coding sequence ATGAAAACACTCGCATGGTACACAAAGCTTTCGCTCGCACTTACCGCGTTCGTCCCGTTCTATTTCATTGTCGCAGCCCTTGGCACTAAAGTCGGATTGTGGGGATGGATGACCGGGCTTGTCGGGATGACATTTACCGGCGGTCCATTCGTGCTTGGCATTGCCTTCGTGGTGGCGCTTATCGTTGTGATCATCGGGCTCATCAATTGGTCCGGGCGCAAAGCGGAAAAAACCGATGGGGTAAAACGCCCGCGCAGCAAAATGGTGATGGGTGTAGGGATCCTTGGCATGATTGTGCCGGTTGCCTTTGTTCTATTCGGCCTGACCGCAGCGTCCAAGGCCGACGGCAATCCCATCCACGACATCGCCACCGATACCGCCAACCCGCCCATGTTCTCAGCCGAGGTTTTGGCAGAGCGCGAAGCGGCTGGCGCCAATCCGGTGAACGATTATCAAAAGCCGCTGAGTGAAATCGAGATGTTCAAAGGCGCGCCGCCAGAGCTTGCGATCTTGAGCCATGCGCAGATCATCAATGACACCTATCCAGAGCTTTCGCCGCTCCCCCTAGGTGGGGCAAGCCGCGCCGATGCGGTCGCCGCTGTTGCCGCAGCAATGGGCTCAATGGGCTTTACCGACATCCGCCAGAACGCCGAAGAAGGCCGGGTCGAAGGGGTCGCGGAGACTTTCTGGTTTGGGTTTAAGGACGACGTTGTTGCGCGCATTGGCGAGGCTGAAATTGACTTCCGTTCGGTCAGCCGCGTGGGGCAATCCGATCTTGGCGCAAACGCTGCGCGCATTGCGACCTTGCGCGAAAAAGTCGCCACGCAAATCGGGCAGCGCTAG
- a CDS encoding CDP-alcohol phosphatidyltransferase family protein, with translation MFDARLRPLIDPPLNAVGARIARLGVSANMLTFAGLFLGLGGAAAIASGEIGWSLALIVANRLLDGLDGAVARATKPTLLGGYFDIVADFAFYVSVPLGFGVLTSANTLPALVLVASFVLTGVSFLAFAVVAAERGDETQAHGKKSFFYSTGLAEGGETIAVFVAMCLFPAYFAVIAYAYAALCVLTVFQRSALAIATFK, from the coding sequence ATGTTTGATGCCAGATTGCGCCCGCTGATCGACCCGCCGTTGAACGCGGTTGGAGCGCGGATCGCGCGGCTTGGGGTCAGTGCCAATATGCTCACCTTTGCCGGGCTGTTCCTGGGGCTGGGCGGCGCAGCGGCGATAGCTTCGGGTGAGATTGGCTGGAGCCTTGCTCTGATCGTCGCAAACCGCCTGCTGGATGGGCTCGATGGAGCGGTTGCGCGGGCCACAAAGCCAACCCTCCTGGGCGGCTATTTCGACATTGTTGCAGACTTCGCATTCTATGTCTCCGTGCCCTTGGGCTTCGGCGTTTTAACGAGCGCAAACACCCTTCCAGCGCTCGTCCTTGTCGCGAGTTTCGTGCTGACTGGCGTGAGTTTCCTCGCCTTTGCCGTGGTCGCCGCCGAGCGCGGCGATGAGACGCAGGCACACGGAAAGAAGAGCTTCTTCTACTCCACAGGCTTGGCAGAGGGCGGCGAAACCATCGCGGTTTTCGTAGCTATGTGCCTATTCCCGGCGTATTTTGCTGTAATCGCCTACGCCTACGCCGCACTGTGCGTCCTGACGGTGTTTCAGCGAAGCGCGCTCGCAATCGCGACGTTCAAATAG
- a CDS encoding NupC/NupG family nucleoside CNT transporter codes for MELFDQFRGIFGIALLVAIAWGISEDRGSRPSLRWIAGALGLQLALALLIVRVPFVWDVITLANEGVAAIERATLAGSSYMFGYLGGADLPFAVKEGADAPLIIAFQILPLVIVFSALAALLWHWGVLRWLVIGLSFLLRKSLNVSGVVGLSGGANMFLGVVESPLVVRAYFAKMSRAELFQVMVLAMATISGAILILYATTLRESVPDAVGHMISASLVSLPAALLIAKLMVPGNAGDAETQADDSEEGLKYESSIDAVVKGTMDGMQLFLAVIAIIIVVFALVALTDQILAVLPFIEGEPITLKRIFGWIFAPFMWAIGVPWAEAQAAGGLMGTKAILNEYVAYLELAALPEGTLSERSLLIVTYALCGVANLASVGLLVSTIGTLCPERRAEAAGLGMKSWIAGNIATAMTGAWIGLVTW; via the coding sequence GTGGAGCTTTTCGACCAATTTCGTGGCATTTTCGGCATCGCTTTGCTGGTCGCTATCGCTTGGGGGATCAGCGAGGACCGTGGCTCGCGGCCAAGCCTTCGATGGATCGCAGGCGCGTTGGGCTTGCAATTGGCGCTGGCGCTATTGATCGTGCGCGTGCCCTTCGTGTGGGATGTTATTACTCTCGCCAATGAAGGGGTCGCAGCCATCGAGCGCGCGACGCTGGCGGGCTCGTCCTATATGTTCGGTTATCTCGGCGGCGCTGACCTGCCGTTCGCGGTGAAGGAGGGTGCCGATGCCCCGCTGATCATCGCTTTCCAAATCCTGCCCTTGGTGATCGTCTTCTCCGCGCTCGCCGCGCTATTATGGCATTGGGGTGTGCTTAGGTGGTTGGTAATCGGCCTGTCATTCCTGCTGCGCAAAAGCCTCAATGTCAGCGGCGTTGTCGGCTTGTCAGGAGGGGCGAATATGTTCCTTGGCGTTGTCGAAAGCCCGCTGGTGGTGCGTGCCTATTTTGCGAAGATGAGCCGCGCTGAATTGTTTCAGGTCATGGTGCTGGCGATGGCGACGATTTCGGGCGCGATCCTTATCCTGTACGCCACCACCTTGCGCGAGAGCGTGCCCGATGCGGTGGGGCATATGATCTCCGCATCGCTCGTCTCACTCCCCGCCGCGCTGCTGATTGCAAAGCTCATGGTGCCGGGCAATGCAGGCGACGCGGAAACGCAAGCAGACGACAGCGAGGAGGGGCTCAAATATGAGTCCTCCATCGACGCCGTGGTCAAGGGCACGATGGACGGGATGCAGCTGTTCCTCGCGGTCATCGCGATCATCATCGTTGTCTTCGCCCTGGTTGCGCTGACCGATCAGATCCTTGCGGTGCTGCCCTTTATCGAGGGCGAGCCGATCACCTTGAAGCGCATTTTCGGCTGGATTTTCGCGCCTTTCATGTGGGCCATCGGCGTGCCTTGGGCGGAGGCTCAGGCAGCGGGCGGCCTCATGGGTACTAAGGCCATCCTCAACGAATATGTCGCTTATCTGGAGCTTGCCGCGCTCCCCGAAGGCACCTTGTCAGAGCGCAGCCTGCTTATCGTCACTTATGCGCTGTGCGGGGTTGCGAACCTCGCATCCGTTGGTTTGCTCGTTTCCACCATCGGCACGCTTTGCCCTGAACGCCGCGCCGAAGCGGCGGGGCTTGGTATGAAAAGCTGGATTGCAGGCAATATCGCGACGGCCATGACGGGCGCTTGGATTGGGCTGGTTACGTGGTAG
- a CDS encoding FAD-dependent oxidoreductase, with protein MKKLFILAALAALVAAYFHFDLGQYLTIEGIKGVVDDVQGFYAEHQIAVLAGFFVIYVAVTAASLPGAAIMTLAAGALFGLVLGTVIVSFASTIGATLAFLSSRFVLRDTIEGRFGDRLKTINDGLERDGAFYLFTLRMIPAIPFFVINLVMGLTRIKTWTFVWVSQIGMLLGTIVYVNAGTQLAQIESTSGLLSPALIGSFVLLAIVPWIAKGIVGFIQARKVYKGYTKPKSYDRNMIVIGAGAAGLVSAIIGSTVKAKVTLVESHKMGGDCLNFGCVPSKALIKASKVAAQMRHADKYGIEPHEPTVPFKKTIARVMAAIKKIEPMDSPERFENMGVDVQLGYATIIDPWTVEIARSDGTTIRQTTRSIIIAAGAAPFVPPIEGLEGSGYLTSDTMWDAFATMEQPPSRVVILGGGPIGCEISQALSRLGSKVTQIERGDQIMGREDPEVAALAKATLEDAGVTVLTGHNAVRVEGGVVYAEHDGGVAEVPCDTLIVAVGRAARLTGYGLEELGVDTSKTVNTDEFLGTKFPNIYACGDVAGPFQFTHVASHQAWYASVNALFGMFKRFKADYSVIPAVTFLDPEIARVGMNEVEAKSQGIEYEVTKYELDESDRAIAENETKGFVKVLTKPGKDTILGATIVGYHAGEMLAEYTLAMKHKLGLDAIIGTIHPYPTMSEANKFAAGEWKKVRKPEKLLALVEKFHDWRRG; from the coding sequence GTGAAAAAGTTATTCATTCTCGCAGCGCTGGCGGCGCTCGTGGCGGCCTATTTCCATTTCGATCTGGGCCAATACCTCACGATTGAGGGTATCAAGGGCGTCGTTGACGATGTGCAGGGCTTTTATGCCGAGCACCAGATCGCGGTGCTTGCGGGCTTTTTCGTCATCTATGTTGCAGTGACTGCCGCATCGCTACCGGGCGCCGCTATTATGACGCTGGCCGCGGGCGCGTTATTCGGGCTCGTTCTGGGCACGGTGATCGTATCCTTTGCCTCCACCATTGGAGCAACGCTCGCCTTCCTCTCCTCGCGCTTTGTGCTGCGCGACACGATTGAGGGGCGTTTTGGTGATCGACTAAAAACCATAAACGATGGGCTGGAGCGCGACGGCGCGTTCTACCTTTTTACCCTGCGCATGATTCCGGCGATCCCGTTTTTCGTGATCAACCTTGTGATGGGGCTGACGCGGATAAAGACATGGACCTTCGTATGGGTCAGTCAGATCGGGATGCTGCTTGGTACGATTGTTTATGTGAATGCGGGCACACAATTGGCGCAGATCGAGAGCACATCAGGCCTTCTTTCACCTGCGCTCATTGGCAGCTTTGTCCTTCTCGCCATCGTGCCGTGGATCGCCAAGGGGATCGTCGGGTTTATCCAGGCCCGCAAGGTCTACAAAGGCTATACCAAGCCCAAGTCCTACGACCGCAATATGATCGTTATAGGCGCGGGCGCGGCGGGGCTTGTCTCTGCGATCATCGGCTCGACTGTCAAAGCCAAGGTCACTTTGGTTGAGAGCCACAAGATGGGAGGCGATTGCCTCAACTTTGGCTGCGTACCGTCCAAGGCGCTGATCAAGGCGTCCAAGGTTGCTGCCCAAATGCGCCACGCCGATAAATACGGGATCGAACCGCACGAGCCGACCGTGCCCTTCAAAAAGACCATCGCGCGGGTGATGGCGGCGATCAAGAAAATCGAGCCGATGGACAGCCCCGAGCGTTTTGAGAACATGGGCGTTGATGTGCAACTCGGCTATGCGACGATCATTGACCCGTGGACGGTTGAAATTGCGCGCAGCGACGGGACCACCATTCGCCAGACCACGCGCTCCATCATCATTGCAGCGGGTGCCGCGCCCTTTGTGCCACCGATTGAGGGGCTTGAGGGTTCAGGCTATCTCACCTCCGATACGATGTGGGATGCCTTTGCGACGATGGAACAACCCCCTTCGCGCGTCGTAATCCTTGGCGGTGGGCCTATCGGCTGCGAGATTTCGCAGGCGCTGTCGCGGCTTGGCTCGAAGGTCACGCAAATCGAGCGCGGTGACCAGATCATGGGGCGCGAGGACCCTGAAGTGGCGGCTCTCGCCAAAGCCACTCTGGAAGACGCAGGCGTTACCGTCCTCACCGGCCACAATGCGGTGCGCGTCGAGGGCGGGGTGGTTTACGCAGAGCATGATGGCGGCGTGGCCGAAGTGCCTTGCGACACGCTGATCGTGGCGGTGGGCCGCGCGGCAAGGCTCACCGGATACGGGCTTGAAGAGCTCGGCGTCGACACCTCCAAAACCGTCAACACCGATGAATTCCTCGGCACCAAATTCCCCAATATCTACGCTTGCGGCGATGTTGCAGGGCCGTTCCAATTTACCCACGTCGCCTCGCATCAAGCGTGGTATGCGAGCGTCAATGCGCTCTTTGGGATGTTTAAGCGCTTCAAGGCGGACTATTCGGTGATCCCCGCGGTGACCTTCCTCGACCCCGAAATCGCCCGCGTTGGCATGAATGAGGTAGAGGCGAAGAGCCAAGGCATCGAATACGAGGTCACGAAATACGAGCTAGACGAAAGCGACCGCGCGATTGCCGAGAACGAGACAAAGGGCTTTGTGAAGGTGCTCACCAAACCGGGCAAAGACACCATCCTTGGCGCGACGATCGTGGGGTATCATGCGGGCGAAATGCTGGCGGAATACACGCTGGCGATGAAGCACAAGCTTGGGCTTGATGCGATCATCGGGACGATCCACCCCTATCCCACGATGTCTGAGGCAAACAAGTTTGCGGCCGGTGAATGGAAGAAGGTAAGGAAACCTGAGAAACTGCTCGCGCTGGTGGAGAAATTCCACGATTGGCGACGGGGCTGA
- a CDS encoding FAD-dependent oxidoreductase: MSEPCKHLLLVGGGHAHVAVLADWIKSGLPCERATLLTPHRMLRYSGMVPGWIAGQYARDEGLVDVGALAARAGVQLLLGPCTGIDPQAGWVKTGGGQVIEYDVVSLDTGGVGRSSRILGKAPKLLDIRPIDRFVERLEKYPLARRIAVVGGGAGGVEIAFALNNRTASPAQVTLVTGAEGLLPTLSSAVRRKVKRELARQNITVIAEDARLEDGQLATASGKVPNQDLIIAALGSGAPAWPAAGGLAVDEDGFIAVDQYQRSISHPNVFATGDVASRQDRSVPHSGVHAVMAGPHLAENLRQVMRGDAPTSVYKPRPASLYLLSTGDGSAILSYGPLAASGRWASKLKAAIDKRWISKYANLANSV; this comes from the coding sequence ATGTCAGAGCCTTGCAAACATCTGCTCCTTGTTGGCGGCGGCCATGCCCACGTGGCGGTGCTTGCCGATTGGATAAAGAGCGGCCTGCCGTGCGAGCGGGCAACTCTGCTGACACCGCATCGGATGCTTCGTTATTCGGGCATGGTTCCGGGTTGGATCGCGGGCCAATATGCACGCGACGAAGGATTGGTGGACGTGGGCGCATTGGCAGCCCGCGCGGGGGTGCAATTGCTGCTCGGCCCATGCACCGGGATCGATCCTCAGGCGGGCTGGGTTAAGACCGGCGGCGGGCAGGTGATCGAATACGATGTCGTCTCGCTGGACACTGGCGGTGTCGGGCGCTCGTCGCGGATCTTGGGCAAAGCGCCAAAGCTTCTCGATATTCGCCCGATTGATCGCTTCGTCGAACGGCTCGAAAAATATCCGCTGGCCCGGCGCATTGCGGTTGTCGGGGGCGGGGCAGGCGGCGTGGAGATCGCCTTCGCTCTGAACAATCGCACCGCAAGCCCTGCGCAAGTAACACTGGTGACGGGCGCAGAGGGGCTGTTGCCCACTTTATCCAGCGCGGTGCGCCGAAAAGTAAAGCGCGAACTCGCCCGCCAGAATATCACTGTGATTGCGGAAGATGCGCGGCTTGAAGACGGCCAGTTGGCGACCGCTTCGGGCAAAGTGCCCAACCAAGACTTGATCATCGCAGCGCTCGGCAGCGGCGCTCCTGCATGGCCTGCGGCGGGCGGATTGGCGGTGGATGAAGACGGTTTTATCGCGGTCGATCAATACCAACGGTCAATCAGCCATCCCAATGTCTTTGCAACCGGAGACGTCGCCTCGCGCCAAGATCGCAGCGTTCCCCATTCTGGCGTTCATGCGGTGATGGCAGGCCCGCATCTGGCCGAGAACTTGCGCCAAGTGATGCGAGGGGACGCTCCCACCAGCGTATACAAACCCCGCCCCGCAAGCCTCTATCTCCTCTCCACCGGCGATGGCAGCGCGATTTTGAGCTATGGCCCCCTTGCTGCAAGCGGTCGCTGGGCCTCCAAGCTCAAAGCAGCCATCGACAAGCGCTGGATTTCCAAATACGCGAATTTGGCAAACAGCGTGTAA
- a CDS encoding nucleotidyltransferase family protein: MGRRLGVALLAAGSSRRFGDKDKLSTEFRGRQLGEYAADAIPTKLFDRAWVVTSGPDHLCENHWRARRFEPLINLRSAEGRGTSVALAAMAAQEAQLDGLLIALADMPLVPPSHFKALIEEWDASAPITVSAIGEARMPPALFASRYFKDLENSSGDQGARVLVAQGEVVPCPPEWLADIDTPEALLALS, translated from the coding sequence ATGGGACGACGGTTAGGAGTGGCGCTGCTCGCGGCTGGTTCCTCGCGCAGGTTCGGGGATAAGGACAAGCTTAGCACCGAATTTCGCGGGCGCCAGCTCGGTGAATACGCCGCTGATGCCATCCCGACCAAGCTGTTCGACCGCGCATGGGTCGTCACCAGCGGTCCCGATCACCTTTGCGAGAACCATTGGCGAGCGCGGCGGTTTGAACCGCTTATCAACCTGCGGTCTGCCGAGGGGCGGGGCACTTCTGTCGCGCTTGCGGCCATGGCGGCCCAAGAGGCGCAGCTTGACGGATTGCTCATCGCGCTTGCCGATATGCCGCTTGTCCCTCCATCCCATTTCAAGGCGTTGATCGAAGAATGGGATGCGTCCGCCCCCATCACTGTGTCGGCCATTGGCGAGGCGCGAATGCCGCCTGCTCTTTTTGCCTCGCGTTATTTTAAAGACCTTGAAAACTCCAGCGGCGACCAGGGTGCTCGTGTTCTCGTTGCTCAAGGTGAGGTGGTGCCTTGCCCGCCCGAATGGTTGGCCGACATCGATACGCCAGAGGCCCTGCTGGCTCTATCGTAA